Genomic DNA from Cucumis melo cultivar AY chromosome 10, USDA_Cmelo_AY_1.0, whole genome shotgun sequence:
GAAATGGTGATTTAGTGCAATATATTTTTTACCGCCAAACCCATTTCTTACCCACTTTCTATCCATTTCCCATCAAATTCTTTAAAGCATTTCAAGCTGGAGACTGAGAGAAGGCAAGAAGAAGAGAGGATTCTAGAAAAGTAGTAAGCTAAAGAAGATAGGAGGAACTCAAATTGAAAGCTTATCTTTGGCAGTTTCGAATCATCCAACGCATCTTTGTTGTTGACTGTAAGCTACACAAAGAGAACCAGAAGGTGAGACCTATCAAGTTTGAAAGTTAACACAAATTATAACAAAGTTTATGAAGCATGCTTGAGCTAAATCGGATGTTAGGTAGTTCAAAATTGATGGAGAAGTCAGCTTACTGTATCTCTATGCGAATTAGAAGCGTAGAAGAGGAATAAGCTCTATTTGGTAAGATCGGAAAGTTTATTCAATTGTCTACAACTTTGTTGAAGATCATGTGAGCCAAAGCTGATAGGAAATTGGTTAATATTCAGGAAGAAGATGAAGGGTTTCTAAAATCACGAGTTTGGAGCAATTGCtttgacatgtgtcccaaattaaaattgaaagacACAAAATTGACCACTATTATGACATTTTCATCGTGacaagttaattattttggttaaattaaatattatttatttgggatAAAGTTCAATTGAGtccaaaattagatttaatttagcCCAAATGTTAAATAAGACCCAAATCCATATGTTTAAGTCATGGTTTGATCCATGGACCAACCAAATCCAGACCCATGAAGTCCATAAGAggactctataaatagaggagttctcttcatttgtagcTTTAGACATTTTTACTCGAGAAAGCTTGAAAAGAATTCTTCCTACAGCAAGAAGACTCTATAGCTCTTGAAGACTAAACCACTCCTTGAAGCTCTAGTTCTTTGGAGATACAAATATTCTTCTAAAACTCAAACTTCAACAACATCAAGTGCTCCACTTTTACACATTAAGTGCACATATTCAACCGAGAGAAAATGAGAGGATCAAGTTGTGAGACCTTGATCGCCATCTGACTTTACGCAATAGAAGCCCATGTGACGAAGACCATCTATGCCATTAGAACTACTATGTGATGAGAAAAGATTACGTGAGGATTCTTCTGCGATATGAGATTACTTCACCATAAAGTAGTTGACGTCATTCTTGGATAAGAAGACTGGTGAACTCATTTGACCTTGCTGCCTAGTTGAATTCAGGATAATGAGATGGCAGTAACACATGACATTTTGGCTTTGGCTAACTCTCATTATCGGGCAGTCATCATTTTTGTATGGAGAAGGCCACCGAAAAGGTTTAAATAGGTAAAATTCGACCATTATGAAGCTGCTTTTACTTTATGATCATCTAAGAAAGAATAAAGAGAATTCCTATGATTTCTAGAGATTTTCAGAAGCTTGAATCTAATGAGTAGTGCAAGGAATGCAAAAAGGTTTGGATCTAAGGGATAAATCTCAAATTTCACATTTCAGATAATTAAAATCTTTAAatctttcaaaatttagattttatccCTGTACCAcaaattttattccaaatttCATCGAAATTTCAAAGACCAAGTCAAATTAACTTGCATATATGAccttcatttttttctaaattggAGCCATAAATCCAACTTTATCGCAAGATTGAGGCCTcttatttatctcaaaattaaaattggtcattttaattttttttgtgcaTCCTTAACACAAATTAGGGTATGGTTGAAACCTCATCCTTATCTCAAATTAAGAATTTGTTATGTTCCAAATTTTAtccaaattcaaattcaaatatttttatcctcaaatcaaATTGTGGATAAAAGTTTAAGCTTGTCTCAAATTAAGGTTAGGCCATATTTTGACCCTtatataaaattcaaatcaaactcatgtattaaattcatagtttggttaatttgatatgttgaattgagcaaaaaaaaaaaaagctcatcATTTGAATTCAACTTTATCTTTTTCGAGATTCATCCACCCATATACATGCATAAATCTCAAAAAGGGGCCTTtgttaaataagaaaatttggaccaatcacaaattgtcacgtattttaccaaattaatgatgaaaaaatacaaataattgaatttgagactaattaaaagttgacatgtatcccaaattaaaattgaagacATAAATTAGTCAATTCTAATTATGCCACATGTTTtcattatgacaattggatcaagttaattattttggttcaattagaTATTATTTACTTGTGCTAAAGTTCAATTGAGCCCATAACTAAGTTTAATTTAGATCGAATGTTAAGTATGACTTAAATCCATATGGTTCAGTCCATGGGTCCGGTTTATGGACCAACCAGATTCAAGCCCATAAAGCCTACtagagaactctataaatagaggagttttcttcatttgtggggaCATGAATTCCAAAAgatctagagagaattctcccaaaagCTGGGAGACTCCCTAACTCCACAAGCCAACCACCTCGAAGTTCTTTTGAAGATACATAAATTTTCCAACTTCTAGAACATCATGTGTTTCGCTTCCACAAATCAAGTGTAGGCATCCAACTGAGAGCGAATTAGAGAATTAAAtactagagatcgaaccacattcATCTCATCTACACAAGTGCAACAtaaacacaagttcaactccatgaaTTAAATTCTCTctgaaaatctcgtgtgaacaaacaATTGAGCTGTAAATGATTGAAAATAGTTGAAATTGCAGAAGGAAGCTGATGACAATTTGAAAACGCAAAATTTGAAGTTGTCTCTAGTTTAGGAGAATTGTGGGCAAATACGTCGAGTTTTAGGTCTTTATTCATTCAAATAAGTTGCAAAAAACtcgaaaatgaagagtttgacaTAAATTTCACTTAATCTGGTTAAGAATTGACTAAGCCATAAGCTACTAAAGTTAGAATTTTGAATTTGGAATTTCATGTTaaagttgtgaagagtttaattATGTTCTTTAAGTTGGAAGTCGAAAATGACATCTTTTGTATGCCATTGTTTGTACAGCGTGGAATGACTAGGAAACTTAGGGTTTTGATACCCGGATATAGTTTGTTTTGGCAAGTGAAGAGGAAATAAGGCAAATCCATAGATCAAGGACCTAGCCAACAgtttgtgagtgacaaaaatgaGTTTTAAATGAATTTCAAAGCTTGATTTACTAATATTTATAGCATGCTTTGAGTTGAAGTATTTTGAATATACTAGATTTATAAATGACTTACAAAGAATTAGTTTCGAGTTTATAAATGAGTTATGAGCAAGCATGTAAGCTAAGTTTCTAAAGCATTCAAGTTTGAGGAATGTTTCTTTAAAGATGAGATTTATGAATATGTATTTAAATGATGAGTTTCTAAAGTATATTTAAGTAAAGAATAGTTTAAGCAAAGCTAGATTTGAAACTTGTTTGATGTAAGAGATCTATATAAGCATGCTGCTTTAGTTGAATTAAAGTTTATCATGAGATTGATGAGTACGTTTTAATCTATACCCTCGATCTACTGAATCTTAGTAGCTTTATGGGGGAGTTATCATGTGCACAGACATTCGTGATGAGGGTGCTTAGTAGGCACCTCAAGTTTCCATCATCGGAATTAGGTAGAGAAGAGGATCTCTGTGGACGCGTAGATTTTTCATCTCATAGTAGCTATAGTGAGATAGGGCATTATAGATGCTTAAAGTATCATCTCGTTGTTGTACAGAAAGTTTAGGGTATGACAAGaaagaaaataggaaaatttaaaagataagcTTCGAGGAAATGAGTTTGCTTTGCTAAGTTTATTTATTACTCATAGATTTATAAACATGTTTTGTTTCAAAAAAGCTATCACTCACGGGACTTTATAGCTCACTCTTCAATGTTTTATTTTCCTTACAGGTAGAGATCATGGTTCTGTGTCTGACCACATTTCGCCTACTCTGCTAGAAGTTTATTAGTTTTGCGTATGGCTCATTTTTATGCATGCATTTTTTGTCTATAGATAATTAGTAAAGTACTAGTACTTCGTGTCTATAATAGACTAGTAAAGATGTCTTGATTTTTACTTGTTTGGATTTAGTTTTTGTGTTGCTGAGACTCTGGATTTATTTATGTCTGTATAGCACTCGTTTAACAGGTTATCCATTGGTTAGATGAATCTGAAGATGATTTATgaagtttatatattttttctagaTTTTTTAAGAGATAGTTTGAAGTTGAGGTTACTCAAGGTCGATAGGTATCCTTAGAAGGAGAATGATGTCAATCGACTTTACGCCACCACCTCGAGCCTAGTGAGGATGGACTTtggtaaaaacgtcaagaatagtgaacgttgacagtttatgactatcaagtattcaatttttcatgacagtttaaaaccgtcaaagAGTTTAAGTGttaatgacagtttagaaccgtcaagaattcgaGTATGCATGAcagaaaccgtcaagaatacgaatatttatgacattttaaaatcgtcaaaacaacattttaaaaccattaaaaaaattgttgttcatgacatttcaaaaccgtcaagcatttttctatcttttaattgtaatttatttatatttttgttcctgTATTATACTCTCATTGGTCCTGTATAGTggtccaacaattattccattttaaatacatataaatgacaatattcatcaaatggcaactcatcatcatctattcatatcatttccaaaacgtTGCATCATACTCATATCATTTACAAGACTAATATAAACAATTCCATTAAATTTCCAAGAATTCAACTCaacatcatctaattaactaactcaaaagtatatcatctccatacataaagtttcataatggcaaccccctacatatgaacaattcacctaTACCCTAAACCACAACAAAGTCttaaaagtatatcaatcaaccccccatatgaacaattcaaaaaatcagccacaaaaaAAGTTTCTTGCTTCAGAATCACAAATAAGTCGTAGATCATATGTACAAACCCAAAAAATCAGTTaactcaacccgcacctcatctaacttggcctgtgagtatggttttcgtgtatcaatctgtaaacatgcaaaataaataaattaatattcatGAAAATCATTATACCcgcaaattaaaagaaatagtttgatatataacatatcGAATTCAagatgacaatgcttcccctatttacaatCTCTCTCATAAacttcatgacatagtatccacacTCGGTACTCCCgacttgtagtggacactataaaaaaaatagagagatgAATATCGAAGAAAGAACCTCGATTTTAAACTATGCAGAACAAAGACGCAAATGAACAAATTCCAAATATTTAAATAGACAACTTAAAACAGAAATTTGGCATCAATGAGCAAGAAGCAACACAAATAGACGAGACAAGATCAGAAATCTAAACCCAATTCATTTCAGTTTTCCTCCCGATAATCCAACAATCCAGATAAGGAAGCTCACTTCAAAACAGCAAAACTAAAAAATCAGAGAGAACAAAAACCGATGAGAAACAAATTGGGAGAACTCACTTTGGGTGATGGGTGAGCAAGCTTTCCAGCaaaccacatctgagccttaGGGTCAAGGTGGGTCCAACCTCCGGCGTGAGAGAAAGCAGTGGGAGTAGGTCGCAAAAACCTTTCAAAGATGGCCATGAGCAAAAACATTGAGACGAGAATGGCAGTAGCAACAAACCCAAAAGAGACGGCATCAACAGAGTTGTCGAAATGCCTCAAGTGGTCCTCTTTCTGGACATCTAGAGGAGCCTCAATTGGGGACCATCCATAGCCTTCTTCACCCATATTAGCCGTACAGTTTCAACCATATGATCGTTGCATTAGACAAATACTTGCACAAATTCTAACTAAAACTAGTTTCATCTGCAAACGAAGAGTAAACAGAAAATCCAAAAATTCAACAACAAAAAAGAATGCAGATGTTTGAAGAACTAACCGGATCGAAGGAGGATATGTGGTTCCAAAGAAAGCAATCTTTATCCACTACTATTGTTTTGGATCTAAGCCTTTCTAATATTCATGAATTAGGAGCATAAAATTTACATCACAAGTTACAGCCAATAAACATATAGACTTTAGTTTTGAAGGGGAGA
This window encodes:
- the LOC103502769 gene encoding uncharacterized protein LOC103502769 isoform X1, translating into MGEEGYGWSPIEAPLDVQKEDHLRHFDNSVDAVSFGFVATAILVSMFLLMAIFERFLRPTPTAFSHAGGWTHLDPKAQMWFAGKLAHPSPKCPLQVGSTECGYYVMKFMREIVNRGSIVILNSICYISNYFF
- the LOC103502769 gene encoding uncharacterized protein LOC103502769 isoform X2; this encodes MGEEGYGWSPIEAPLDVQKEDHLRHFDNSVDAVSFGFVATAILVSMFLLMAIFERFLRPTPTAFSHAGGWTHLDPKAQMWFAGKLAHPSPKIDTRKPYSQAKLDEVRVELTDFLGLYI